From one Eptesicus fuscus isolate TK198812 chromosome 21, DD_ASM_mEF_20220401, whole genome shotgun sequence genomic stretch:
- the ZNF566 gene encoding zinc finger protein 566, producing MCCVFFQKRSSEDNWSFSANIKAMAQESVMFSDVSINFSQEEWECLNDDQRDLYRDVMLENYNNLISVGHSISKPDVISFLEQGKEPWLVDREITGSQYPVLGSRCETKKLFLKKEINEIESAQWEIMGRLTRHDLQCSSFRDNWECNDQFEKQHGSQEGNFNQPIYTHESMPTFNQHPSFILQQIIHNKEKYCATKEYRKTFRHDSQLTTHQIIHTIEKPYECKECGKAFRHPSRLRHHQKIYTGKKPFECQECGKTFIYGSDLTRHQRIHTGEKPYACKECGKAFSSGSNFTRHQRIHTGEKPYECKECGKAFSSGSNFTQHQRIHTGEKPYECKECGNAFSQSSQLIKHQRIHTGEKPYECKECEKAFRSGSDLTRHQRIHTGEKPYECKICGKAYSQSSQLIIHQRIHTGEKPYEYRECGKTFNYGSQLIQHQNLYW from the exons GAGTCAGTGATGTTCAGTGATGTGTCCATAAACTTCTCTCAGGAAGAGTGGGAATGCCTGAATGATGATCAGAGAGATTTATACAGAGATGTGATGTTGGAGAATTACAACAACCTGATTTCAGTGG GACATTCTATTTCTAAACCAGATGTGATCTCCTTCTTGGAGCAGGGGAAGGAACCCTGGTTGGTTGACAGAGAAATAACAGGAAGCCAATATCCAG tcCTGGGATCAAGATGTGAAACCAAGAAATTATTTCTGAAGaaggaaattaatgaaatagaatcagCCCAGTGGGAGATAATGGGAAGACTTACAAGACATGACCTTCAGTGCTCTAGTTTCAGAGATAATTGGGAATGTAATGACCAGTTTGAGAAACAACATGGCTCTCAGGAGGGAAATTTTAATCAACCAATATATACCCATGAAAGCATGCCCACTTTTAATCAGCATCCATCCTTTATATTACAGCAAATCATTCATAATAAAGAGAAATACTGTGCCACTAAAGAATATAGGAAAACCTTTAGACATGACTCACAGCTTACTACACATCAGATTATTCATACCAttgagaaaccctatgaatgtaaagaatgtggAAAGGCcttcagacatccctcaagaCTCCGCCATCATCAGAAAATTTATACTGGCAAGAAACCCTTTGAATGTCAAGAATGTGGAAAAACCTTTATTTATGGCTCAGACCTTACTcgacatcagagaattcacactggtgAGAAGCCCTATGCATGTAAAGAATGTGGGAAGGCCTTTAGTAGTGGCTCGAACTTCACTagacatcagagaattcacactggtgagaagccctatgaatgtaaagaatgtgggaaGGCCTTTAGTAGTGGCTCAAACTTTactcaacatcagagaattcacacaggggagaaaccctatgaatgtaaggaatgtggcaATGCCTTTAGTCAGAGTTCACAACTTATTAAACATCAGAGAATCCATACAggtgagaaaccctatgaatgtaaggaatgtgaaAAGGCTTTTCGTTCTGGTTCAGACCTTACTCGACACCAGAGAATTCATACTggtgagaaaccctatgaatgtaagatATGTGGGAAAGCCTATTCTCAGAGTTCACAACTTATTattcatcagagaattcatactggtgagaaaccctatgaatACAGGGAATGTGGAAAGACCTTTAATTATGGCTCACAACTTATTCAACATCAAAATTTGTACTGGTGA